In Cervus elaphus chromosome 29, mCerEla1.1, whole genome shotgun sequence, a single window of DNA contains:
- the LOC122685901 gene encoding serine/arginine repetitive matrix protein 1-like: MSPSQPRNCGEGGDRLGKACGELRECDPWGKKMGLEPDKKPPRHRPQPKPDRADVRGCSSREDWLRVHPESIRIEPRWFHWLSPEENPKLEPGAPAYLALSSHSHPAPRAMPNIPRDPIRLIFIKHPLSTPHHGKKHCRKKWPHSGKTKRTAAGTKDEPRRGVSCLRRGGLERSPHPHVAGRDSPREEMAPRGAPGPASPDSASDRAGREKVRSRHCRTTARSSAPRSATPTPVPGRMASAGTEPPRGPDWAVTGSRFPALRPWPATLSQRDSHSVRGPSVSGPASPLCQTPAPPAAPRGTGQCREDRPGPSPHRPHPPDSGKAVTWRAGGGEDTTPRRRKMRRRTVASGPGRFGKFGRLVPHWVTAVRCARAPGPSRPITPPLLTLPSRAGRQRRGRAHEASRLSLREGARVVT, from the exons ATGAGCCCCAGCCAGCCAAGGAACTGTGGAGAGGGAGGAGACCGGCTGGGCAAAGCCTGCGGCGAGCTGAGAGAATGTGATCCTTGGGGAAAGAAGAT GGGGTTGGAACCAGACAAAAAACCTCCCAGGCATCGCCCACAACCAAAGCCAGACCGTGCAGACGTGCGAGGTTGCAGCTCAAGGGAAGACTGGCTCCGAGTTCACCCGGAAAGCATCCGAATCGAGCCCCGCTGGTTTCATTGGCTGAGCCCAGAGGAAAACCCCAAGCTCGAGCCGGGAGCCCCAGCCTACCTGGCCCTTTCTTCACATTCCCACCCCGCGCCACGTGCCATGCCTAACATTCCACGCGACCCGATCCGActtatatttattaagcacccacTGTCTACACCGCATCACGGCAAGAAGCACTGCAGGAAGAAATGGCCCCACTCCGGAAAAACCAAAAGGACAGCCGCAGGGACTAAGGACGAACCCAGGAGAGGGGTTAGCTGCCTGCGGAGAGGTGGTCTGGAGAGGAGCCCTCACCCTCACGTCGCGGGTCGAGATAGTCCCAGGGAAGAAATGGCCCCGAGGGGCGCGCCAGGCCCGGCCTCCCCGGACTCCGCCTCAGACCGGGCTGGAAGGGAAAAGGTAAGGAGTCGGCATTGCCGAACCACCGCGCGCTCCTCTGCTCCACGGAGCGCGACCCCGACTCCGGTCCCCGGGAGAATGGCGAGCGCGGGGACCGAACCCCCGCGAGGGCCGGATTGGGCTGTCACTGGCTCCCGCTTCCCAGCCCTGCGACCATGGCCGGCCACTCTCTCTCAGCGTGACAGCCACAGCGTCCGCGGACCGAGCGTCTCCGGCCCGGCGTCTCCGCTCTGCCAGACGCCGGCACCCCCTGCTGCCCCGCGCGGAACGGGACAGTGCCGGGAAGACCGCCCGGGCCCCTCCCCCCACCGGCCCCATCCCCCGGACTCCGGAAAAGCGGTTACCTGGCGCGCGGGAGGGGGCGAGGACACGACCCcgaggaggaggaagatgagaaGAAGAACGGTGGCCTCCGGCCCAGGGAGATTTGGGAAATTTGGAAGACTTGTTCCGCACTGGGTGACAGCTGTTCGCTGCGCACGCGCACCCGGCCCCAGTCGCCCGATCACTCCGCCACTCCTCACCCTCCCGTCGAGGGCTGGGAGGCAGCGGCGAGGGCGCGCGCACGAGGCCAGCCGGCTCTCCCTGCGCGAGGGCGCGCGCGTCGTCACGTGA